The following is a genomic window from Nitrosomonas communis.
GACAAAATATTTTAGAGCTGAGAAGAGAAGAAAAAAATAATGAAAAAATCAGAAACAACATAATCTCAAAATAAAAAATTCGATGAAGTCTTGCGTCGAATGCTTTTTACTCATCCATAAAAGCCAAAACCAATCCAAGAATTAGATGCGGCGCATAGCCAGACAAAAGGGATATAAAATCTAAACTATGCGTCGCAAGAGACATTACTTAAAGGAGTTGCTATATGACAAAGTCGTGAAAGAGGGACGTCAGTAACAGCAGCAAATTTGATACTCCTAAATTGCTGGAGCATAATTAAGACTGACTTTCAGCAGCAAAGTTCAAAAACTTAGATATCTGATGGCGCTTACCAGGAAAGATTGAAAGACGCAGCACATAACAAAGACTGATTTATGAATAATCCCTCTCTAAATATTTCTCATATTCGTCAGGATAATTATTTCTCAACTCACTGGATAATTCATTAACCCTCTCAACGCATCTATTAACCCATTCATCAGAACCAATATACCCAGAATTATTATCTACCGCTCTCTTTAATTCAGTTTGAGCTTGGTCAATTTCTTGCTTAGTTCCATATCAATTTCCTCCTATTAGAAACTTCTTTTGAACAACATTCATATCAATTCAGACACATGCAAACTGTTTTAAATCCCTAACGGGATTTTTAACGGATTATTTCTAATCTACATTACATTTTTTTGACTCGTTTTTACCTTTTGCCCTACCCCACACCCTCTTAAATAAGCTCATAGAAACTCCTTGCGTTAAACATAAGTAGATTTTAACAGCCTATGTTAAGTTATACTTGACTTGATAAGTATAGCTACTCTAAACTTATCCTACCAACACAACAAAAATGTTATCTACCAGGAGACAAACATGGCATTCCAATATGAATTAGATGAAGAAGTCATCGACGACAACGGCAAAGAGGGCTTGATCATCGGTCGGTTTAAATTTAGCGGCAGCTCACCCGGCTACCTGGTCACATTCGTGAATAGTGAAGGCTTACCGTTTGATCAATATAAATCAGAGTCAGCATTAACAAAAAAGTGAGGAACCATGAAACCGACTGCAAAAGTTAAACGGCTAATCAACTTCAAGATTTCAGTCACTTGGATTGGAGGCATGTATACATGCTATCAAATGCTGTTTTTCAATTCTGAATCGGCTCGTTATTACGCCACTGAGGTGCATGGCATTGAGCCAAAGATCAAAGTGGAGCCATGCGCGGATTGATTCAGCAAATTGGATTTCAGTTAATTGTCGGTGCTCTGTACGTGGCAACACTGTTCATCACCCTGCTTTCAATTGATGAGGTTTATTTCCCAATGGTTCTGGATTCAATCAAGAAACAAGGATGCTGCTCATGAATATTAGCCCAGGAATGAAAGTGAGATTCCACCCGATCATAGGCGGCAAGCATGATGGCAATCTCTACGAAGTTAGATGTATTGGGAAATTATATGGCCGTGACTTTGCATGGCTTGAGGGAAAGCTTGATCTTATTGATATACGATCATTGACCATGCCGACGTCATTAAAGGACTGTTAAGATCTTGGTTGTGATAGTTAATAAAGGTTATTGATATGAGCAGGCAATTCAGCAATATAGAAAATCTTCGTGAACTTAGGCTTAAGTTTGGCCTGAGCCAGACAGAATTTTGGAGCGCGGTAGGAATTACGCAAACAGGCGGATCAAAATATGAGTCAGGTAGAAGCATGCCAAGACCAGTAAGAGAGCTGGTGAGACTGATTTATGTTGAAAAGGTAGATTTGGCTAAAGCCAAAAGAATCGATCTGGAGATAGTAAGAATGCTCAAGGAGCAGCATCCTGAAATCTATAAAAGCATCAAAGAGTCAATTAAATAATTTTTATGGGAGTGGTTATGGGATTTGTTGGTGGAAAAAAAGAAAAGCAATTAGCACACATTGCACACAAGTTTGATTATGTAAGGCCACAGATATGAGTTTTTGGGAGCGTTTTAGGTTCTGGCATGATCGCAAATTATCCATACTCGAATCAATAAGACGGGCTCGCAATATTAATAGCATCCTGTATTACGAATTTTACGATTTTATGCATAGAGATTCATGAATGGGCTTTGTTTGAGCCAAAAGATTCAACAACAAGGGAGATGTTATGAGCAACAACATATTAGAAACCTGCCGCGAGCTAATAAATATATACCCTCTGGTCTAAAGACGAGGAAAAACTGTTGGCGCATCTCTACCCCAACAGCCACCACCAAGCATTGGTCAAGCTGTTCAGAGGGCGCTTTGATTATGTCAAGATCAGAGCCAAAGCTATGAAAGAAAGATTAAATAAATCAGAGCGCTATTACCAGGGCATCTATACCAAGAATGCAAATCCCTGGAATAAAGGGCTCACCCTCAATCCAGCGTTAAAACAATACCAGATGCCAGGCTTTGGCCGTATCAGAAAAAATCGTAACGGTTACCTGGAAGTCTGGCATCAAGGCAAGCTCCAGGTGCTCTCCCATGTCATCTGGGAAAAGCACCACGGCAAACCGGTACCACACGGCATGACCTTGCGCTATGCCGATGGTAACAAGGACAACGTAGATCCAAGCAACCTGGTACTGGTGAGTAGAAGTGACGTCATACGCGAACACTCATTCAGCAATTATCCGAAAGAAATCAGGGAAGTTCACCTGATGAACAAAGCAATCAACAGGATCATCAATGAATAATAATCAAAACAATATCACCGAACTGCGCGCCATTCTGTTCGACACACTGCGCGGATTGAAAGATAAATCAATCGACATCGAGCATGCCAAAGCGATCTCTGACACCGCTCAAGTCATTATCAACTCAGCCAAAGTGGAAGCAGACTACGCCAAACATTACAAAAAGAAAACCACATCATTTATGCACGACAAAATCATAAATTCATCGTCAGACGAATCTAATGACATCGATGATGACGATACAGATGATCGACGTGAGCTGGCAGACGTTAACCGCACCGAACCCAAATTAACCAGTTATGTGCACCGCACTGGCGGTGGGAAGCAGCGGATTTAATTTAGCAAATTTACCGGGACCACCAGAAAAACGAGAGTATGAGGTTCTGTTTCATCTGGATCCAAGATCTCATCAACACGTACAGAAATTGGCTCATATGTCTCAGGACGAACAAGGCAAGGTCTAATGATTAAATCACCCTTATTCGGCAGCGTAGCGCAAGATGAATCACATAGATTTTCATTATATGACACCTGTTCTACATCCCATGGATACACAGCCCATCCTACAGCCGGATTACTCATTGTCGTTCCTCGGCGACATTGTGAAGTGAATTTACATAATAACACCATATTATTGTGGGTTATGAAAAGTTAATGAACCAACACCAAAAAGATAAATTAGATGCGAGTCTACAATCAAATCATCAAATTCCCTGATTTAGAAGAACTCAAACAGCCTGAGAATGTTGGCAATACTTCTGGTATTAAACGGATGCTTTAGGGTAGCCAATGACAGACAACATTAAACCGGCAATAAAAGAGCGCCCTATTCTATTTTCTGGGCCAATGGTTAGAGCAATTTTGGAAGGGAGGAAGACGCAGACTAGGCGTGTTGTTCATCCCCGTTTCACTGATTACATAAAGTGGTTACACGATGAAGATAGCCCAGTGCGCATCACGTACGATCAATGGACTAACGAAGAAGGAAAGCAGATGCACTCAGAGTGGATGCTTTACACATCAGAATATCCTGAAGAGGGTGTTATTCCTATTGGACAGCTCTTCGGTGCGCAGGGAGACAGGCTTTGGGTGCGCGAGAATTCCATCATTACTCCAAAACATTGGAACGATGGGCTAGGTTGCAACTGCAAGGATAAGGAAGGGCTGCCTAGAATTGTTCAGTACCTAGCGACTGATCCAGATCGTGAAGTGGCAAAGGATTATAAATTAAAGGTAACACCTTCAATACACATGCCACGCTGGGCATCTCGCATCAACCTGGAAATCATCAACATCAGCGTAGAGCGTTTGCAGGATATAAGCACCATAGATGCCATTCGCGAAGGAATTGCAGAGACGTGGGGAGAATTTGGCGGCAACCCACCGCAGTGGGCTTTGGATTCAATCACTAAGGAGTATGGCTCACCGGGATCACATCTCTACGACAACAGGCAATCAAGGGAAAATTACCGTTTGCTATGGGAATCCATCAACGGAAAAGGCTCATGGGATCTGAATCCATTCGTGTGGAAGATTGAGTTTAAGAGGGTTTGATGAAAAGCTTTTTAGCGTAGTAATCCGCTAGAGGCGGCAAGGCGCGCAGAAGAAACAAGCGGCGTCAGAGCTTGAGGAGTAAAGTTGGAATGTCGCGCTGGAGAAGACCGACACATCACTGGTGCTAATCCGCCCGTTTTTTAGCGTGGTCATGGGTCACGTCGGCGACATTGGTGAGTCCGTGGCAACGGACATCCCGTTTGAAAGAGTGAGTACAACGACGTACCTGAACCAGCGCGACATTCCAATAGAGATAATGGAGGATGTCATGGCAAAGTTCAAGCAAAGTAAATTGGAGTTAATCCATCCGAATGCAGCGGGGATTGATATTGGCTCTGCGAGCCATTTTGTGGCGGTACCGCCGGATCGAGATAACAAGCCGGTAAGGGAATTCAAGAGTTTCACCGCAGACCTGAATGGTTTAGCGGACTGGTTAGAGGCCTGTGAAATTGACACTGTGGCAATGGAATCGACGGGGGTATACTGGATTCCACTGTATGAACTTTTGGAGTCGCGCGGGCTGACTGTGTATCTAGTAAATGCGCGGCACGTTAGAAATGTTTCTGGCCGGAAGTCGGATGTACTGGACTGCCAATGGTTACAGCAACTGATGAGCTTTGGGTTGTTGTCTGGCGCATTCCGTCCGAAAGATGAGATATGTGCACTACGAGCCATATCTCGTCAACGCGATATGCTGATCCGTTATCAGGCGCGACATGTGCAACATATGCAAAAGGCTCTGGCGCAAATGAACGTGCAATTGGCGAACGTGATTTCGGATATTGTGGGCGAAACCGGTCAAAAGATCGTTCGTGCCATCATTACTGGTGAGAGAGATGGGCACATCCTGGCGAATCTCAAGAGCAATCGCATCCGGGCTGGCAAAGACGAGATTGAGAAATCGTTAGTCGGGAATTGGCGGGAAGAACACCTGTTTGCACTCAAGCAAGCGATGTCACTCTATGACGCCTACAGCGAACGACTCACCGAATGTGACCGGCAGCTTGAAACCATGCTGGCGGCACTTCAGGTGCACAAGGTAGAGATCCGCCAGAAGAAGCGCCGCTCCAATGTCAAGAACGCTCCCAAATTTGATTTGCGTGCCCATCTGATTGGCATGTGTGGGGTTGATTTGACGCGAATTGACGGCATCGAAGTGATGACTGCGATGAAAGTCCTGAGTGAAGTGGGCGCTGACATGAGCAGGTTCAAGAGTGCGAAGCAGTTTGCCTCGTGGCTTGGGTTGTGTCCTGGAACAAAGATATCGGGCGGAAAAGTGCTATCGGGGGCAAGCAAGCGCACAGCGAACCGTGCGGCTCAGGCACTGCGCATGGCGGCAGTTTCATTGAAATCCAGCCAGTCTGCACTGGGTGCCTATTACAGAAGATTATGTGGCAGACTCGACAAGGCAAAGGCAATCACAGCGACAGCACACAAACTGGCGCGCTTGATCTACACGATGCTAACGAAAGGAACCGAGTACGTCGATAAAGGGCAGGAGTACTATGAGGAGCGATATCGTCAACGCGTGTTGCATCATCTGACTGTTCGCGCTCGGAAGCTGGGGTTTAATCTTACCCCTGTTCCTGAGGCTACTTAATATTTGCTGTAAAACCATTGTGTTACATTTGTTTCTTGAAAGAATTGTTTTGTGTTTGCGCGTTATGTTCGGCAGGTTCGTTTTTATCATATTTAATAATGAGGTTATTAACTCCTGCCATACTGAATTTTATTGAATGAAAATGACAACTGATGAGGAAAGCAAGGGGTTGTAATTTATGGAACAGACGATAGAACAAGAAAGCATCTGGCTGAGCGATCGTGATTTAGAGAAACTTACCGGATGTAAAAAACAATCATTACAGATAGAGTACCTGCGCGAACAAGGTATCGCATTCAGGATTAACCGCCTGGGTGAACCTGTTGTGTCCAAGGATGCTGCAAAGGGTATTCACACTAATGTGCAGCATATTAAACCTAAATGGCAGCCCAATGTAATTAAATGAAACAGGGAACGGCAATAAAAAATGCTTTAAAGATAGCAGAAAGAATAAGACAAGTTAATGGTTTAGTAGGAACTCCAGCCACTAGATTTGAATGCTACAGAATTAAAAGAGCCTGGATATTTGGGTCGACTATAAAAGGAAAGCTTAATCCAAATGATCTTGATATATTAATTGATGGGCATCACTGCGGCAGACATTACGTAGCAAACAAAAAATATACAGATCTATCTTTGTATGTTGGAGCCAAAAAAGACAGGGATAAATACAGGAGGAGCGGACTAATCCTTCCTGTTGAGTCTGATATTACAGCATATCGGTACATTAGAGATAACCTCAAAATGGTTAGATTTCATGATTACCGTATTGATAAGGATGTTGCCAACCCAAGAATCATGATTTATCCACGGAATGATCTTATATCATGGGTAGAAAACCAAGCAAAAATCTAAATTTGCCAAAACGCATGAGGGCCAGGAAGCGCCACAAGGTAATTCATTATTACTATGACAATGGTGGCAAGCCTCGCAAGGAGATACCGCTAGGATCAGACTATGCACTAGCTGTTAAGTTATGGGCAGAGATTGAGACAGCGAAAAAAGATACCAAGCCAAGCGTTATTACTTTCAGGTATGTGGCTGAGAGGTACATAAGAGATGTTATACCTACCAAATCTCCTACAACTCAAAAAGACAACATGCGGGAGCTAGACAGACTGTATAAATTCTTTGATAACCCCCCTGCCCCACTTGAGGAAATAGAGCCTATTCACATCAGGCAATATCTTGATCAGCGTGAAGCAAAATCAAGAGCCAATCGTGAGAAAGCGTTATTCTCGCACATCTGGAATAAAGCTAGGGAATGGGGCTATACATCGCGATCTAACCCATGCCTGGGAGTTAAGGGAAATAAGGAAGTTGGAAGGAAAGAAATCTACATAGAAGATGATTTATACAATGCGGTATATCAAGCCGCAAGCGTTCCTCTGCGTGAAGCAATGGATATGTCTTACCTAACGGGGCAAAGGACTTCAGATGTACTAAAAATGCGTGAGAATGATGTAGTTAATGGGATGCTGCAAATCAGGTAAAATAAAACTGGAGCAAAACTAAGGATAAGTGTTGAGGGTGAACTGCTTAGCTTAATAGAAAGGATTAAAGAA
Proteins encoded in this region:
- a CDS encoding HNH endonuclease signature motif containing protein — encoded protein: MAHLYPNSHHQALVKLFRGRFDYVKIRAKAMKERLNKSERYYQGIYTKNANPWNKGLTLNPALKQYQMPGFGRIRKNRNGYLEVWHQGKLQVLSHVIWEKHHGKPVPHGMTLRYADGNKDNVDPSNLVLVSRSDVIREHSFSNYPKEIREVHLMNKAINRIINE
- a CDS encoding helix-turn-helix domain-containing protein, producing MSRQFSNIENLRELRLKFGLSQTEFWSAVGITQTGGSKYESGRSMPRPVRELVRLIYVEKVDLAKAKRIDLEIVRMLKEQHPEIYKSIKESIK
- a CDS encoding site-specific integrase, with the translated sequence MGRKPSKNLNLPKRMRARKRHKVIHYYYDNGGKPRKEIPLGSDYALAVKLWAEIETAKKDTKPSVITFRYVAERYIRDVIPTKSPTTQKDNMRELDRLYKFFDNPPAPLEEIEPIHIRQYLDQREAKSRANREKALFSHIWNKAREWGYTSRSNPCLGVKGNKEVGRKEIYIEDDLYNAVYQAASVPLREAMDMSYLTGQRTSDVLKMRENDVVNGMLQIR
- a CDS encoding DUF4224 domain-containing protein, which encodes MEQTIEQESIWLSDRDLEKLTGCKKQSLQIEYLREQGIAFRINRLGEPVVSKDAAKGIHTNVQHIKPKWQPNVIK
- a CDS encoding IS110 family RNA-guided transposase → MAKFKQSKLELIHPNAAGIDIGSASHFVAVPPDRDNKPVREFKSFTADLNGLADWLEACEIDTVAMESTGVYWIPLYELLESRGLTVYLVNARHVRNVSGRKSDVLDCQWLQQLMSFGLLSGAFRPKDEICALRAISRQRDMLIRYQARHVQHMQKALAQMNVQLANVISDIVGETGQKIVRAIITGERDGHILANLKSNRIRAGKDEIEKSLVGNWREEHLFALKQAMSLYDAYSERLTECDRQLETMLAALQVHKVEIRQKKRRSNVKNAPKFDLRAHLIGMCGVDLTRIDGIEVMTAMKVLSEVGADMSRFKSAKQFASWLGLCPGTKISGGKVLSGASKRTANRAAQALRMAAVSLKSSQSALGAYYRRLCGRLDKAKAITATAHKLARLIYTMLTKGTEYVDKGQEYYEERYRQRVLHHLTVRARKLGFNLTPVPEAT